DNA sequence from the Anguilla anguilla isolate fAngAng1 chromosome 4, fAngAng1.pri, whole genome shotgun sequence genome:
TGATTAGATTTGACTATACAACATGGCTGCCTCTTCCCATCTGGGCCCTCCATTGCCACTCCTCTTCTTGACATGTTTGTGCTCTGGGCAATTTTTCCGTAGGCCAACTGCCATTTGGCCACTACTACTCTTAAGCCTTCATAGACCAACCAGTAGTGTCACATTTCAAGTTACAATATCGACAAAACCATGCAAGGTTGTTTGGACATTCCCGTTAATGTTAGCCACATGATATTCAGTAGCTAGCTAGGTCAAGTCACTGAATTAGTCCTGTAAACTGCTTTTTGTAATAAGCATTTTCAAAATACCACAAAtttacacagataaacacagatttaacaaaaaaaaaactaatctgtgatgtcataaatgctgcaaaaaaactaaaaatgaatacattttttaaaaaagcaaccgACAAACCTTGTTTTGGTTGTTATTGTCGTAGCGTAGCCTCTGTCGGTTCTTGTTGAGTTTGCTCATCAGCATCTTCCCCGTGCGAAAGTCAAAGGAGCTGAGGTCCATGGAGTTGCCCAGGTAACGGGCCAGCTGGGGCTTGCTCCGGAACTTCTTGCCAGTGGGGCTGGGAAGGGGCGAAGGGAAACGGTACAGATTACCAAACTTTTacccattttcatttgttgttttggggagggagggagggagggagggaggggggggatgtggTGTAGGGGATCAGCTGATAAAGCATTCAAAGCAGAGGCCCACTACTCTCAAACACAAACGATTTATCggccatttgtttatttcttttttttctttctttttttgcattcatataCCCACCACTTGCTTTCTGTCGAAAAGACAGAGAGGACacaatgcgcacacacacatgcaaacataaaaaGGCGGATCGGCGCAACAGAACTGAGGGGAGACACGCGAGCCCCCCACGCACTTCAGTGAAGAAACACAAACATCACACGTGAGCACAATCGCATGCGCGCGCCAGTCCTGTGATTCTCAAAGTCAGCCGTCTTGAGGCAATGAGAAATGAACCGAAGACCAGAAACTAATCAACAACAACATCCGTCCACCCGTCACAAAATGTAGAATGAACGAGCAATTGTATGAAGCCTATCAAGACAGCGCAATCCAGGAGTGGTGGGTTGATAAATTATTTGTCGCAATTTTACCGTATCAATCACATAAAGACGCCACGACCGTAGCCACGAACCCAGACTCCCTTAATGTTTTAGCCTTTCATGGAACTCCAAAAACTTATAAGTCTATCCATtaaaacaggggggggggggggggttcacccCAACCATAAACAATACATATTGTGGCACCCGTCTGGTTAAAACATCCATTTGTATTGTCAAATGTACATCGACTGACGCTCAGAGGGAGGTGTTTAGTTCACCGTAGTAGGGGATGGTGAGATAGCCAGAGAATTTAGCAACCAGGGCAAACCCTTTTCTTTACGTGTCATGATATTAGTTAATGACATTTCAAGTCTGAACGGTTCAGACACTTAGTTTCTTACAGCATAGTTTCTCGTTCACAGTACTGCCAAACCTACTTTACAACCAACAATACGTACTTCTTGCAGCGAACCTGGTCAACCAAGTACCAGCCTGGAAACTACTCACAGCTGTACTTTGTTCACAACATAAGACTTTTTGTgcctgcatttcatttatttattaagtcaCATTCAccatgggaaaataaaaatttggttACTTCTTGATCCAGACCCATCATCTACAACAAAACACTACATTAcctcagacctttttttttttttttaagcaataaTTCTCAGTATAAACACACTCAGAACAGCATGTAACCTGTGTAAAAGGCATGAATTTAACTGCCGCGAAAGGAAGGACATATTTACGCAGACATTCTATACAACTGGCGACCCGTGATCAGATTTACAAGGCGCCATAGAAATGGACACAGAGCAACGGAACTTTTGCACTCTTACTGTAGTTACACACAAAGAAACGTTGTTCTTCCGCAAGGGACAATTCAGTCATGGCAAACTGTCACAAAGCCAAAGCAAGCAAGCTAACTCCCCCGAGCACTTTGTgtcgtaaaaaataaaaaatctctaCGAATTGATATCCacaacgcaaacacacattttaaatgtaactttaaCGGCGCTTAATTAAATTGAATGAGTTAGTAGTTGCAAAACTGCCAGCTGTATATATGACACAATGGCGCGTGCGATCCTCGAACAGTAATACTGTGTGGTTGACAAAACAATGAGACGTCGTGCTTGCATACAACATGCATAAGTCTTTAGTCATGAACTTCGCTCAAATTTTTTATCTTGCTAGCGTCCAATTCACCACCTAACTGTACAACTGAATGCATTTTCCGtgcaccacagcacagcatggtaaataaaataagataatacGGTACCACAGACTATACACACGACCCGCCTCCCCCCTTCCTcgcctctgctcctcctcctcttcctcgcttctgctaaaaaaaagaacagcgcGTGTCGTTTCCTGAGCATGGTTAGCTTGAGCACGTGAAGTCAATAAAAACGTAAATACCCACCCTCCTTACAAATAATTTCCTTTTCGAACAACGCAGGTTAGTTTGCCAACAACCATAGCAGCATAAACAAACAATTACtggaatggcaggtatgccatcccgccaagtcaCGCCTTTTTAGTTTACATTACCTAGCGATCTAGAACTAACTGGCTAGCTCCCTAGCTAGCAAGAGGCTGTTGCAATCCATAGCCTGGCTACGTCGCTCGCAGAGCAGCAAGCTTGTTACATTGTTAATCCAGCACGTACAATTAAGCGATCAGTGTTACAAAGTCGCCAACGCTACAGgtagctagccagttagctgCAAACTATATAGCACTCCAACTTTGGTCTAAATCCCCCTCCCCTTGCTAACTTGCTACGTTTGCTAGCTACATCCCAAATCCCCATCCAGCCCCGACCCCCTATCCAATACTACCCAGAAATCTGCACGATAAcaccctctcctcttctctcagtACCTAAAATAATAGACATCGCTTTTCCCCGCAGACAAACCCGACTTTCTGGTCACTTCTTCCCTTTTCCAACCCTTGGGGAGAGCCAAGCACTCCCACCTTTTCCTTTCCATGGTTCTCCCGGGTTTTATCCGCCGAAGTGGAGACGCTTCTTTATTAAAGCGATACTGTCTCTAAGAGGTTCGATGggttgtatttattaattttgttttcaaaaaatactTTGAAAACGCCTTATGCTAAGATTTCGTTCATCGCGTCGACATAATTGTCTTGCTCCCCCCTCACTATTTCTCTGATCTTTCTTTCCAATATCACATCTCTTTGTCGCCGAGCAGATCGCTCCGCCGTTTTTTGCCACATCACTACCTGCCTGTCTCACGGGGGCAAAGAAGGATACCTCCGCTGGACTCCAAATACAGTGTAATGCGTTTAAAAGCCGAGTTATGTCTAATGTATGATACTCTACATGAATCCATAAAGGGCCACGATCATGTCACGAATCTATAAAATAAGTGCATAAAATGGGTTGCGATACCCAGGCAATGTGAAACAGCCTAAGATTTGCCCGAAAATGAACACTCAGTGCTATTGCACATTTTAAGAGTGTAGATAACattaacgttagctggctagctaactagaaGACTGGCATTGTCAAAGGTAGGAAAATGTGGACgttaaaaacaaatgatgttCTGTAACGTTTACTACGACAAAACCTCAAAGTTTTCATTTAATACCAGAGGTCAAATAATGACAGGGAAAGCAAAATTTGCTAAATGAGACGACACTATAAGCCAAATTTAGAGCTGCTGTCTTGTCATAGCAACAAAGCACGTAACTTGACCAATTACACGAATAAAGCAAATCCACGAATCAAAATAACTGTCTGCACGCATACATAATATGCACACTGCATGGATTACATTGATGTACACTAGCAAAGGGACATAttatgcttgtttgtttttgttatattgCTATAATTATGGATAACACAATGAGATGCAATGTCAGTtatctatttttattgttcGTTTCAGCAGTACAAGAAGGGTTAGATGATAGAAATTAGGTCCGCCTCCTTATTTAATACTTTTCGGTGATGAAACAGTTTctcaaaatgtaatcattttaagCAAGCGGTGATATATGatatttaaaatcaaataatcTCCCCTATATTTTATAAGAGGCGCACATTGTGTAGCCTATTCTCCGGCTCATTTGCAGTCAAAGACGACAGCAGGAGAGACCTGCGAAAAGCTTTCTGACACAAGTCTTTACCGCGATAGCACACACTTTAAAACCGGCGAAGGATACAGGTTGGTGAGGACTTCAATTGTTAAGATATAAATTGGTATATTGCATTAATTGTTATTCGCACGACGGTACTTACTCGTTTTTGTCCATCTCGCATAGTATTTCGAATTCTCCCTTTCGGCGTGTTTTAATCccttctccccttccctctcttatTCCCCTCCCCCTTCGATGAGAGAAACGAAGGACACCGTCGTCGCATGTAAGTAGTGCAGAAAAACGGTGCCAGATAAAAACGGACTGGTGATAGacagagaagggaggggggccCCGGAAGGTACGGCGTGCGTACTTCGCAGGATTAACAAAGAACACTAGACAGGGCTTGCCATAGGGTTTCCCAGGCAACACCGAATTGTGCCAGCGCTGACTACATTTACGTACCACAACGTAGGCAATAACACTAATGCACTGGACGTTTTTTGAGTAGTGTacctgaaaatattattatgcaCTAAACGTAATTTGTCTTAAGGATGAGCGATTGTTTAGAAACATACAAGACTAATTGGACAAATAAATGTTAACGTGATGTTCCTATCTTGGATATTTACATCACGTTAACATTTATTTGTCCAATTAGTCTTGTATGTTTCTAAACAATCGCGTCTGAATGTGtaatattatccatttattttcatcattttaactTGTAGCACTGTTTGGATTACCACACAATATTTTGGCACAATACGGATGTTTAAATTCCACAGTTGGAGTTATACACCAAGCAGAGATATGAACAAAATTTTAACCAAATATTGACCTCATATGTGTGTAACTGAAatctgtacctttatttcttgAGTGGCAGCTGCAGtttaatttcaaaaacattgtGCGAGATACACCTTTGTTAAGTGTGAGAAAAAATGAGTTAAAGTGGCTGTTATTAACAAAATTTAGAGTCAGCTATTCTACTGCAGTGTCTGCACTCAGGTTAGATATACATAACCAACTTTGTAaaattttacaaattaatttatattgtcCAATGATAACTTGCAATAGCAGAAACAGTGAAAAGGTTCCCGTAAATTTTGGATCTCTTTGCTGATGGATTTAAGGAGCAATCACTTGATAGTTTTCAGAATATTTGTGCCTGCACATAAAGAGTACGTAGATGTTCTTGGTAGTAAATACAGACCAAAATAACAAGCCAATGGCTTAATTTCAAATTAGCATCTAAATCTTGCGGGTTTTCAaggaaaatataatattaaagaACGTTCTGATCACTTTCCAACATTTTACTGGAATGGACCCTGCATTTATTTCTTAAACATACGGATGTTTGGTGGCCGTGTAATTACAAAGACCTGACAGGTTTAGAGATAGGAAAAGAAAGGTTTATtcacagaaacaacaaaaaaaaaagaaattgatatCCAATGCAGTGCAAGTCCACAGGATGTGGCGAGTCAGAACATCATACATCAACTGGTCAAGCTCTCCACCCAGGGCTAAGCCCATCCTGCAAAGAGGCACACAGACAGGACATTAATCAACATAAGAGAACATGATGATCACACCATTAACAGTGCTGCTAGTTATCACATCCCATGAGCTGGCACCATAAGATGCGTTCATTTTGCTTCTTTGTAAGGTCTGTTCTGCCATCTACTGGccagaaaacacacatacacagctgcACAGTCCATTTTTTTGGCTATCCACTGATTTTTGTATTGAATCTAAAGGAAATATGGCACTGGAATTAACTGTTGTTGAAATTCGTGTTTGGCAGCATCCACTTACCATTCGACAGTAAGGTGTGCCAAGCAGCTAATCATCTGTCTTGAACTTGCCATTGATATAGGGCACATAGTCCAGAATCAGCCTCCAGTCTGTGAAGTGGACCACTGCCACTCCACCTACCACACCCCAGCCTGCCATCGTTGGTACCCTTGACAAAAAGGGAGGATAAAAAAATACCTCAAAGGAAGTGCAAACATGAATGACATACATAGTTGACACACTAACTGTCGAACATAttagtgtactgtactgtatgatCGATAGACCCAGTCTTTTTTTGtatctctctttcacacacacaagataAAGGTAAAATTATAATAGTAAACTGAGCCTCATAATACATTATGGAGTCTAAGAACACTATGTCACAGCTACTGCCATTTAGCACAAGTACACACTTCTACGGTGTTCTACTGCTGTTTACGATAGGAATTCAGGCTAAACAGCAGCAATTGTAAtagtggtaaatggactgcatttatatagcgcttttatccaaagcgctttacaattgatgcctctcattcgccagagaagttaggggtttaggggttaggtgtcttgctcaaggacacttcgacacgcccagggcggggtagTAGTAAACAGTAATCTTTAATATAACAAGTAAACATTCATACTTTACTCTAGATAAGGGGTAAACAGACACAAATGGCCAAAATCTGATTGCCACGACAATACTGTAACTGTGTCAAGCAGTTGTGCACGTTTTAGCAGTCATCTTTCGCGCACTTGTCTAGTAAGCTACTACAAATGACTGAATCGGTTCAGTTCTGCACAGAGCGACTACCTATGACCTATTCCGTTCTGACGCCTGTTATCATCATTAGGGTTATTCGCCTGAGGACGTTAGGCATAATCGGCCTTGGAAGTTGCTTTTGACAAAATCGCCTTGTTAAGTGAAAACATTGATTGTTCGATAAATTACTACAATGAGGTTAGTTTAAAAACAGGTGAGCGAAACATATCAAATGAATTTGCCAAAAGAAAGTGTGGACGCGATTAGTAAACATTGACTATCACAGGGCCAAATATGATCAATGTGCGGCATTTTCCATATTCGCTGCTACAGACAGTTACCTTTTGAGAAGTACATCACCCAGAACAGTTACAATACTTAATCGAACTAAGATATTTGCCATCAGCGATCTAGTTgttagtagctagctagcttcacACTTCGAAAAGGACAATTCTAATACACTTGTACAGAAAATACTATAAACGATTTTagcttacatttaaaaaaacactgtgtattCCATAGTATCATATTGTACAAAAAACTCACCACGTCTTCAAGATGGAAACATATTTGGGTCCAATcaactgtattattttgtttggcATTTTCGAATCTGACCTTCTTCTGTCTTGTTTCGTGCGCGATCCACAGATGGCTGCGCTAGGACCCCTCAAAGTTGTCCGGAGCGCCTGAATGAAATACGTCCTACCCCGATGGTATCATAGAGCCAGTTCAGTGCATAGAGCGTAAATAGGAATGTATATAGAGCAGTCTCTGGCGTGAACATGCATGTCGATGGTACTACCGtttacttttcttcttcttttcgcATTGTAATGGTACAATGTTGTTGATTTTATTGCAAAGCACTTTGTAACGTCTGCTCTtaaaaggtgctatataaataaacgtattattattattattattacattcaACGCTGGAAAGCGTATTACTGCCGATTACTGGACATTTTCACACtgccaacttaaaaaaaaaaaaaaaaaaaaaaaaagatttacacCAGTAATCCAGCAGAGAAAAGGCCAAGACTACGCTATACACATCTCGCTACCATTCTGCTGGACTCATGATAGTTCTCGAAGTCCACTACCTCATTTACCTCTATGCCCACATGTGCTGGCACACAGAAAAACCCCACCTCACATGCCAGTGACACACTCTGTGCAAGATCAACATTAGaccaacagcaaaaaaaaaaaaatactaagtatacattttattttagcaataACAAATAGCAAGTaacaaataaagttatttaaTGACACTACATAATTTTGAAAGGCTATAAgcaattgtctttttttttttttacattccgAATGTAAATTCTCTAAATCTCTTATTGATCTTTTATATCAAAATCAAACAGATGACAATTTTCTCTACCAGCATATAATAATCTGCTGACACCATGTCCCTTTGGATTGTATGGCAGTCCAAATGTATATGACAGAAGAGGTGCACTTTTTTTTAGGGTACAGTGCAGGCCAGCTGATCCCTACAGTCTTGTCATTTAGGGACAAAACTCCTATCCCATAGTTACCCAGACAAAATCAAAATGAGACAAACCCCAGGTCGTTTAAGACCACTGCCTTTTAACCTTGTTGACAACTTTCaaagcgagaaaaaaaaaataaaaaaataaaaaaattgcaattcACATTTGCAACTGAAAAGCGGTTTGGACGAGCACCAAAACGAAGAGAGGCTGAAAGGCACAGCGCTCGCAGACGCGTTAAAACTCAGCTCGCCATCTGGAACGCTCATCACTCAAGAGGTCGCGAGCCATTAAAAAGAGGACAGCTTGCTTTTCAGGTTATGGTAAAACCTTTATTAcaatgttttcctttatttttttattaattttttttttttttttttttttttttttttaaagtatacaAGTTTCAAAAGACAGACATTGAAAAAAGGTATAATTCTGTTAttaaaaatggcacatttaTTGCTACATTACTGTTATATACAGGACAGTTCTCAATAGCtactttatatataaaataaaataaaataaaaataaaaaaaagaaattgactGGGATTGGAGGCACTGTAAGAAATCAACAGCAGACTGGTTTGTGTCCCCAGCAGTGGAGGCGCCAGattctgtagcagtgtgtgttacaCACGGGAGGGTAAGACATACGGCTGACACTGCACTGTATGCGCCTACAAATCAGCAGCCACACCAAGCATGCTGGCTGCAGTGTATGAACGAAAATCATAagatgcgttttttttttttttttttaaggtggggtggggggttaggatgACAAGGAAAAACGAAATATTGTAGAGCATGTTAAGAGactaaaataaatctgaatgtgGGCTGAACCAGGAgattgggatgggggggggggcgggcatcTACCATTACAGTGAAGCTAAATCCTGAAGGAGGAACACTTAAGAggtttaaaatatgtgtttatcCGAGCCGTGGACACCGGACTCCGTTTCCCAGACTGCAACGCTGGCCGTCGGAACACAGAACCGCTGACAGAAGCGGGCGTCTCTCCGAACCCAGTCGTGTTGTAAGCGGCACTGACCAGCTGTCGACACCAGTCGAGCGGCTATCGAACacgcagggggaaaaaaaaataaaacaaaataaaattaaaattaaaaataaagacataaaaCAAGGACTTGACAAACATACTCCAATCGCTACCCAAGCAAGTAGGCAGGAGAAATGGTCGAATccagttcaattaaaaaaagaacaaaacaaaaataaagatctACAAAACAAGTAacattttgctctttttttccccccaaaaaaacttttGTATGTCCCATTACAATAGATGGACAGGAAAAAATCCAATTCCCCCCATTCcttcttatatttatttttccttttattaagccacgttaaataaaaaaagagaaacacactGGGTGTACCGCACATCTCCGCAACATATgacattatgtttttaaaaaaaacaaaaaaacacctgaaataaaggtttaactgaaaaaatgctCAGGCACTGGTAAGGTATCACTTTCCCAACATGACATTTGAAGTCTTGAGAATGAAAAGGCCacatgattgattttttttttccccaacaaaaaatatatatatgtatatatatatgtatatatatatatataaaccaaCTTGCACACTTTTGAGAGCTCTCCACGATATCACCACCAATAAAATGAAGACACACATTTCTTCCcgcggcggccatcttgtgcGGACGCCAGACATTCAGACCGAGCAAGAAACGGCCACAAGGAATGAACACTGCTGTATCAATACATCCTTTTGTTCAGCCCTCTCccttttacccacaatgcctcagGACGCAGAGTAGCCGCGGTGAGATACGCCTTTAGCCTCaccgagggtgggggggggtgggtgcctggggtgggggggggggacgacgacAGATAAGCTCTTGCCACACCGAACTGAAATCAATACAATGACCACTGAGAGCCCCCCGTTAACAAGTCTGAAAATGAGAGCGTTCTCTCTGAACTGTACATTCAAACAGTTGCATAATTACCACTGGGAGGATTTTTTTCCAGTCTCGCCCGTCACTCGGCATCTGTCACTCCAGCCACGCGGCGGACATATTGCCATTACAGATGCGAGTGCGGCGTTCCgaacgcgcgcgcgcacgcacacacacgatcCTGGGAAAACGAGACAGTTTCCATTATGGattattatgacatcaccccccttcccttttaAAGGAAATTACAATCTGGGGACCCAAACGGGAGAGATTTCCACTTCGCCACGATGCACAATGTTCCGACGTCTGTGCGAGAGACGGGTCGCCGAACCACCGCCCACGCCTGTCCAGGGTCGCCCTTAAGAGACAGTTCATCTTTCACCAACGAGCGCCAAAGTTCGTTTGAAAACTTtacatcatatttttttttttttttttttttttacaactggCAGGTTTCCTAAAACACTCAGCCCACCTGCCCTTCCCGAAAATCTCACGCCGTTTCAAACAGAGACTTTGTAAATGTGAGCTCATATCCATAACagaatggggtttttttttcttcttcactttcTTAAGAAAAGAAATGACTGTCCAATTAAGAGGCAGTTTGAAAACACATCAAGAGCCATTTCATCCAATTCTCTGCTTCCTTCCCTCCCATTACAACACTCAATCTCAGGactaggttttttttattttttttatatctaaaAATCTACATGGATAttctaataaaaatatatatttaattttgctcatcttacataaaataacatccctactttttttttgtgtgttttttttaaacgcataCATGGACCGGACTGCTGGCTGGCTTGGTCTCGGGTGTGAGGACACGCGAACGCGTGGCGGGTGTGCCCGTACGCGGAGGGAAGGCCCAGCGTGGCGCGCGCCAGGACGACGGCGGGAAGCACTGTTCCACACGCTGCCTCGCGGCGGGAGAGGGGCCGCGAGAGTCCCGAAATTCAGACGTGCGATTCcgtggaaggttctggaaaaaataaaataaagatctGCATTTTCTGTGgatgggtggggtggtggtgggggggccaAGGCAGAGGGGATTCCCAGTTGGCcgttttttttgtgatgcacAGTTCAGCGAATCTTCTCTGAGGAACCTTGAAACTgcgagaaaaaaagaaggaaaaaaaacccctctctcctccaaatTTAGTCATTTGGGTTCGGTGTCCTCGGAAAGCACGGGGGGGCCGGGAGCGCTGGCACGAGGATTCGGCACGGAgaaggcgcccccccccccgcgggacCCCTGGATCGagaccccctgcccccctccctcttcccgaGGGGAGGGGGCGCTCTGATTACAGGCCGGCCGGTATCCATGGAAACCCCGCCTCCGCCACCTCCAGCCCCAAAGTGTTCCGTCCTCCTCGGGCGGCGACAGGGGCGGTGCTGGCGGACCCAGCGCGAGCACTTTAAAACAGCGCTCCCCCCTCTCCGCTGCGTCCCGCAGTCTCCAGCAGCGGGGCCCGCCTTcctgattctgtgtgtgtgtggggaggggtgcgggggggggggcacaataCTGTAGTCTCTCCACATCATCCCGTCTGTGGAGTGGAAGAAcaacttttcacaaaaaaagaaaaaaaacgtctaATCTGCTTCAGCAGTGCTGAAAGTAAGAAGTCCAGGCAGATAGGTGTCCCCTTAGTTTACGATGAAGAGACCAGGCCCACGCAGGAGAAGATGGGGGAGAGaagtccccccccacccccaaaaaaacactggGATGGGTGAATCCTGTTCAGAACCTTGCCTGACCATTGATAACGTTCCTGTGCTGCGTGTAAGACTGTACCATTATCACCAGGGAATGACACTAccgaaacaataaaataaaataaaaaagttcatATGAGcattcccaaacacattttgttcCAAACATGTAAGCAATTTGTTTAAATGTCTCATATAAAACATGTAACAATTAGGCACAAATCCTTTTCAAATCCTTGAATTTTGTCGTTTGTCAGGTTCTCTTCCTCCAAGAAACTCTCTtggcagtgtaaaaaaaaaaagcccgtTCACTGCAGGCCTCTGTCAGGCTCTGTAAGGTTACAGAaccgcgtacgtgtgtgtgtatataaaaaaaCCAGAAAGTCTTCACATTTACGCTGGTCGTCATGGTCACGAGTGCGGCCAATCGGCTGTGTCAGTTTTGGCaggtctgcgtgcgtgcgtgtgtgtgtgtgcgccgtGTGAACGCGCATGCTTATTCACTCGCTCATACACacgacagtgtgtgtgtgtacacacacatacccacacacacacacacgcacacacagacgcgcgcacacacacacacacacacacacacacacagaagaatgATGGGAGAAAAATATAAGGCCACATCTTCCAAGAGCCCAGGAAATTCCACAGGATCTgcggagagacagacagaagaagCTAATCACCGCACTGGAAACCAGATGAGAAGCAGCTCCAGCCACGTCCGCCACTGTCACTGTGTACAAATCAAAATGGACGCCCACGATGAAGGAAACACCCGTATTCAATTTCTGTGATTGACAACCCAAccggggcggcagtgtagcgtaagttgggtaaggaactgggcttgtaaccggaaaggtcacaggttcgattcctgggtaaggacactgcc
Encoded proteins:
- the LOC118225003 gene encoding cytochrome b-c1 complex subunit 10-like, with product MPNKIIQLIGPKYVSILKTWVPTMAGWGVVGGVAVVHFTDWRLILDYVPYINGKFKTDD